Part of the Bacillus cereus group sp. RP43 genome is shown below.
GTAGTTCATTTGTTCCTTTTTGTTTACATACGGTAAAATCTTTCATTCTCTCCACAGGCTCTATGTAATAATGCGGATATGTAACCCCGCCCTGCATTTCTGAGTTCGCATTAAAATCGGCCAATACTTCATACTGCGGAAAATGATCTACATATGTATAGGAAAATGGATCATTTAAAACATCTTGATGAATAATAAATGCATTTAATTGCCCTGCTTCTTTAATTGCATTACCACCATCAATCGCAATAATTTTTTTCTCCTTATCAATAACTGGATTGTTAGACGGCGCCTCCTCAGAATAGTTCACAACAGGCCAATGTCCAACAATTACGTACTTATCCGCCCTGTGTGACTTATTGAAAAACTCTGGCATTGCAATTGCATTTTTCCTATCTGTTTGTTTCCAATCCTCTCTATCTTCAAGGCCAGCATGTACAAAGATATAATCCTCAGTTTCAATAGCAGTTGGCAATTCTGTTAGCCACTTTATTTCTTCTGAAAAATGGTTCATTAATATGTTTTTCAGTTCACGAATATCACTTTCTTCATGAACGATAACGTTTAATCGCTTTAGCCATTCATTAAAAATTGTATTTTTTCGCGTACATAAATAATTAATTAGCGCAGGATTTTCATTTACAAGCGCTTCAACTACAACTTCACAATTCCCTTCAGTTACATAAACATTTGGCTTGCTAACTACTAAATCCATCACATAGTTTACGACGCCAATGCTATCGTTCCCCTTCTCACAAAGGTCTCCATTTATAATTAAATAATCATCATCTTTAAAATTAACTTTATGTAATAATTCCTTTAAAAGATTTAATTCGCCATGAATATCAGATATTACGATAACTCTTACACCTTTTGGGATTAATAGTTTCTG
Proteins encoded:
- a CDS encoding metallophosphoesterase, with translation MEKIQKLLIPKGVRVIVISDIHGELNLLKELLHKVNFKDDDYLIINGDLCEKGNDSIGVVNYVMDLVVSKPNVYVTEGNCEVVVEALVNENPALINYLCTRKNTIFNEWLKRLNVIVHEESDIRELKNILMNHFSEEIKWLTELPTAIETEDYIFVHAGLEDREDWKQTDRKNAIAMPEFFNKSHRADKYVIVGHWPVVNYSEEAPSNNPVIDKEKKIIAIDGGNAIKEAGQLNAFIIHQDVLNDPFSYTYVDHFPQYEVLADFNANSEMQGGVTYPHYYIEPVERMKDFTVCKQKGTNELLHVKNEYIKQLESGEHTVKTEISCAQINIRKGDTVSLIDGRCMGYDLIKKDGVEGWIEKGILLKIEKKENKIFS